A DNA window from Stutzerimonas stutzeri contains the following coding sequences:
- a CDS encoding TRAP transporter substrate-binding protein gives MKRRDILTAAGVGLAATALAGCNDKSDKPVAGESKQASEQQTFNWKMVTSWPKNFPGVGVGAERFANLVNEMSGGRLKIKVYAAGELVPALEVFDAVSRGTAEMGHGAPYYWKGKVPAAQFFCALPFGPNAQEMNAWLHRGGGMQLWEEVYKPYGVLPMACGATGVQTAGWFNKEINSVDDFKGLKMRTPGLGGEVLTKMGGTVVNMPAGEIFTALQTGAIDATEWIGPYNDLALGLHKASKYYYTPGWQEPNVTFELDVNLKAWDTLPDDLKAIVRAAARDVNGDMLDDYNAKNMEAMEQLREQGVEVRRLPDEVLARLKQVAAEVVDASAKADPVASKVWEQQSAYLNRLYEYAELNEKDIYNIRG, from the coding sequence ATGAAACGTCGTGACATTCTCACCGCCGCTGGCGTTGGCCTGGCGGCCACCGCTCTGGCTGGCTGCAATGACAAGAGCGACAAGCCGGTAGCTGGCGAAAGCAAGCAGGCCAGCGAACAGCAGACATTCAACTGGAAGATGGTCACCTCCTGGCCGAAGAACTTCCCAGGCGTTGGCGTAGGTGCCGAGCGCTTCGCCAATCTGGTCAACGAAATGAGCGGTGGCCGGCTGAAGATCAAGGTCTATGCCGCTGGCGAGCTGGTCCCGGCGCTCGAAGTATTCGACGCGGTATCGCGTGGCACCGCTGAAATGGGCCATGGCGCACCTTACTACTGGAAGGGCAAGGTGCCGGCTGCGCAGTTCTTCTGCGCTCTTCCGTTCGGCCCGAATGCCCAGGAAATGAACGCCTGGCTGCATCGTGGCGGCGGTATGCAGTTGTGGGAAGAGGTCTACAAGCCCTACGGCGTGCTGCCGATGGCCTGTGGCGCGACCGGCGTGCAGACCGCTGGCTGGTTCAACAAGGAAATTAACTCGGTTGACGACTTCAAGGGCCTGAAAATGCGTACGCCCGGCCTGGGCGGCGAAGTGCTGACCAAGATGGGCGGCACCGTGGTGAACATGCCGGCCGGTGAAATCTTCACTGCCCTGCAGACCGGCGCGATCGACGCCACCGAGTGGATCGGCCCATACAACGACCTGGCGCTGGGTCTGCACAAGGCCTCCAAGTACTACTACACGCCGGGCTGGCAGGAGCCGAACGTCACCTTCGAGCTGGACGTGAACCTGAAGGCCTGGGATACGCTTCCGGATGATCTGAAAGCCATCGTTCGTGCCGCCGCACGTGATGTAAACGGCGACATGCTCGACGATTACAACGCCAAGAACATGGAAGCGATGGAGCAGCTGCGCGAGCAGGGCGTGGAAGTACGCCGTCTGCCGGACGAAGTGCTGGCGCGCCTGAAGCAGGTAGCGGCTGAAGTGGTGGATGCCTCCGCCAAGGCCGATCCGGTCGCTTCCAAGGTGTGGGAGCAGCAGAGTGCCTATCTCAATCGGTTGTATGAATACGCCGAGCTGAACGAGAAGGACATCTACAACATCCGCGGCTGA
- a CDS encoding DUF2388 domain-containing protein produces the protein MRKTLLVAFTLSLAPIGSTMADGLVRDILSSGATTASTYMTFKDNKLVIPAREEAGSFVASNGEIRGPYLEAMLKQLRSDQPQLQATDMELASAILAAEQSR, from the coding sequence ATGCGCAAGACACTTTTGGTGGCGTTTACCCTGTCCCTGGCCCCTATCGGCAGCACCATGGCAGACGGTCTGGTACGTGACATCCTGTCGTCTGGTGCGACCACCGCCTCGACCTACATGACCTTCAAGGACAACAAGCTGGTGATCCCCGCTCGCGAAGAGGCAGGCAGCTTCGTCGCCAGCAACGGTGAAATCCGCGGTCCGTACCTGGAAGCCATGCTCAAGCAATTGCGCAGCGATCAGCCGCAGCTGCAGGCAACCGACATGGAGCTGGCAAGCGCCATTCTGGCGGCCGAGCAGTCTCGCTGA
- a CDS encoding murein L,D-transpeptidase catalytic domain family protein, with amino-acid sequence MMSMLRGACLAVGFFVLASPALAANATYQPMVDSLARLAPKLDRQVLTHAVAAMQCAVNNGAGAAQRLAVIDFSLPSSERRLWIFDLEQEQLLLEDLVAHGQKSGDNHATQFSNMVGSHQSSIGLFRTAESYSGKHGYSLRMDGLEPGINDRARERAIVIHPADYVNPSWIATQGRIGRSQGCPAVRPEVARMVVDSLKGGQFMFSWYPDQQWLQSSAYLNCKPNQVATILAARSGG; translated from the coding sequence ATGATGTCCATGCTTCGAGGTGCCTGCCTGGCGGTAGGTTTTTTCGTCCTCGCCTCGCCTGCGCTGGCGGCCAACGCAACGTATCAACCCATGGTCGACAGCCTGGCCCGGCTGGCGCCGAAGCTTGATCGTCAGGTGCTGACCCACGCGGTCGCCGCCATGCAGTGCGCAGTGAATAACGGCGCTGGTGCGGCGCAGCGCCTTGCGGTGATCGACTTCTCGCTGCCCTCCAGCGAGCGCCGGCTGTGGATATTCGATCTGGAACAGGAGCAATTGCTGCTTGAGGATCTGGTCGCCCATGGCCAGAAGTCCGGCGACAACCACGCCACCCAGTTCTCCAATATGGTCGGCAGTCATCAGTCCAGCATCGGCCTGTTCCGTACTGCCGAAAGCTACAGCGGCAAGCACGGCTATTCGCTGCGCATGGATGGCTTGGAGCCAGGTATCAATGACCGCGCCCGCGAGCGGGCCATCGTCATCCATCCGGCTGACTATGTGAATCCATCCTGGATCGCCACACAGGGCCGGATCGGTCGCAGCCAGGGCTGCCCGGCGGTCCGGCCGGAGGTGGCGCGTATGGTGGTCGATAGCCTCAAGGGCGGCCAGTTCATGTTCTCCTGGTATCCCGATCAGCAATGGCTGCAGTCTTCTGCCTACCTCAACTGCAAGCCCAATCAAGTGGCGACCATTCTCGCGGCACGCTCGGGCGGCTGA
- a CDS encoding hybrid sensor histidine kinase/response regulator, whose product MNAENSAPTATWNEAERLIALARFTALDTPRDADLDELASMAADLCACPAAAVHFIDDRYQHCTAALALDSQPVALDRSLCAWAIRQAGPVVVQLADRLAAPLEMPRLADGRPASFYAAAILRTDDGLPLGTLCVCDHQPRELTPRQYEHLQAMARQVMALLELQRLRAEEERSRQIIDSAKDYAILATDLQGQITSWNSGAQQVLGWSAAEALGQQIDCIFTDEDRAQQAPAQEMRTALRDGSAIDERWHQRKDGTQFWASGVLTPLDHHGQTQGFVKILRDLTESRLQQAATREMEEHYRTLVDLSPQVIWQCDAHGNLRFCNSYWCEFTGLDEQHSQGEGWLAAVATSDRPRIAEQWQAALQKKLPFKLELPLRDVDGSPRWFQASSAPLYDADGQLLRWVCVAQDIDSRRRSEMQRLESEAFTRLLLDSANEGFYSIDRNGAVTLCNDAFLNLLGFNSREEVLGRQLHQVIHHSHPDGTPYPAQECPIQHTAITGEPRHVEHELFFRVDGSSLPVEYRVAPIYRDGELHGAICTFSDISERTQHQALQAFLLELSDCLQTDTDQVDVCCVLDERLARLTHCDCIAWATVEDGALVVQQEWLAPGAPSRGGRHDLPGGGAGLVERLAQENVVPLDAYSPQSDSLCRSLASATLLMTELPGVESGAQSAALLYVRSEMLPWSVDDLGLVREVLERIRGAAQRTQANKALREAEQRISLANEIASIGVWEYRDSHHTLHWDTQLKAMAGIPPDQPGLGVHEILARVHPDDRSGLIRALGDTLAGNGDGEFQLDYRIFDTRISEFVWLANRGRRLLDPSGEVRILGTARNITAERNAAERMLRMNEMLEEQIKDRQQAEQRQTALIELGDLLREQHDSQTIAHAAVSVIGRTIGISRVLFASVDISSQSATIERYWSDGSSDSSSEVVHFADYGDFFYDLQENELVVIEDVLHDARTASHAENFAESQIRSIVCVPLFEQGRISAVLMLLEEQPRNWFDDDISFIREIADRAWSADERMRAERALRESEEQFRTLADNMSQFAWMADPAGRIYWYNKRWYDYTGTTGEAMRALGWRAVNHPDHHERVSASMKRAFAIGSIWEETFPLRGKDGKYRWFLSRALPIRDDFGQVTHWFGTNTDVTAQVAAEEALRELNDNLERRVAERTRELAAINSRLHIEMAERERAEDALRHAQKMEAIGQLTGGLAHDFNNMLTGVLGALDLIQRRVANGATGDLDRYIDAATTSANRAAALTHRLLAFARRQSLDPKPVDVNLLVVSMEDMLRRTMGEHIQLEVELQTDAWVAYTDGHQLENALLNLVINARDAMPDGGRLGVHTCNVRIQEHQPDAPEPGDYVALSVTDNGSGMSAQTIAKAFDPFFTTKPIGQGTGLGLSMVYGFAKQTGGHVRIDSTLGQGTRVILYLPRNQTENDVQGAPEQQTDVPSAQQGEIVLVVEDEAAVRMLVVEVLNELGYQVLEACDASSAQPYLHSEQRLDLLVTDFGLPGINGRQLVEGARQHRPELKVLFITGYVPDEEMRNDFLGPGMDILAKPFSIDILAARIRKLIDSTS is encoded by the coding sequence TTGAACGCCGAAAACAGCGCTCCCACAGCGACTTGGAATGAAGCTGAACGGCTGATCGCATTGGCTCGCTTCACCGCGCTCGACACCCCGCGCGACGCGGATCTCGACGAGCTTGCCAGCATGGCCGCAGACCTCTGCGCCTGCCCGGCGGCCGCGGTTCACTTCATCGATGACCGATACCAGCACTGCACAGCTGCATTAGCGCTGGACAGCCAGCCCGTTGCGCTCGATCGCTCGCTTTGCGCTTGGGCAATCCGCCAGGCCGGGCCGGTGGTCGTCCAGCTCGCCGATCGCCTCGCTGCTCCGTTGGAGATGCCGCGACTTGCCGACGGCCGACCCGCCAGCTTCTACGCCGCCGCCATATTGCGCACCGACGATGGATTGCCGTTGGGCACCCTGTGCGTCTGCGACCATCAGCCTCGCGAGCTGACGCCGCGCCAGTACGAGCATCTACAGGCGATGGCGCGGCAGGTAATGGCACTACTGGAGTTGCAGCGGTTGCGTGCCGAAGAGGAGCGCAGCCGCCAGATCATCGACAGCGCCAAGGATTACGCCATTCTTGCCACTGACCTGCAGGGCCAAATAACCAGCTGGAACAGCGGTGCGCAACAGGTCCTCGGGTGGTCCGCCGCAGAGGCGCTGGGCCAGCAAATAGACTGCATCTTCACCGACGAGGATCGCGCGCAACAGGCGCCAGCGCAGGAAATGCGCACGGCGCTCAGAGATGGCAGTGCAATCGACGAGCGCTGGCACCAACGCAAGGATGGCACACAGTTCTGGGCCAGCGGGGTTCTCACACCACTGGACCATCATGGCCAGACGCAAGGCTTCGTCAAGATTCTGCGCGACTTGACCGAATCACGTCTGCAGCAGGCAGCCACCCGTGAAATGGAAGAGCACTATCGCACGCTGGTCGACCTCAGCCCGCAGGTGATCTGGCAGTGCGATGCCCATGGCAACCTGAGGTTTTGCAACAGTTACTGGTGCGAATTCACCGGTCTAGACGAACAGCATTCGCAGGGCGAAGGCTGGCTGGCAGCGGTCGCCACGAGCGATCGTCCGCGCATTGCCGAACAGTGGCAGGCCGCACTGCAGAAGAAACTGCCGTTCAAGCTCGAATTGCCATTGCGCGATGTCGATGGCAGTCCGCGCTGGTTTCAGGCCAGCAGCGCTCCGCTCTACGACGCCGACGGCCAACTACTACGCTGGGTCTGCGTAGCGCAGGATATCGATAGCCGTCGTCGCTCGGAGATGCAGCGGCTGGAAAGCGAAGCATTCACGCGTTTGCTACTGGACTCGGCCAACGAGGGTTTCTACTCCATCGACCGCAACGGTGCGGTCACCCTGTGCAACGACGCGTTCCTCAACCTGCTCGGCTTCAATAGCCGCGAGGAAGTGCTAGGCCGCCAATTGCACCAGGTGATTCACCATAGCCACCCGGACGGTACGCCATACCCGGCACAGGAATGTCCGATCCAGCACACGGCCATTACCGGTGAACCACGGCATGTCGAGCATGAGCTGTTCTTCCGCGTCGACGGCAGCAGCCTGCCTGTCGAATACCGTGTAGCGCCGATCTACCGAGACGGCGAACTGCATGGCGCCATCTGCACATTCAGCGACATCAGCGAGCGTACCCAGCACCAGGCGCTGCAGGCCTTCCTGCTGGAGCTGAGCGACTGCCTGCAGACCGATACCGATCAGGTCGACGTCTGCTGCGTGCTCGACGAGCGCCTGGCGCGGCTGACCCACTGCGACTGTATCGCCTGGGCAACCGTGGAAGACGGTGCGCTGGTTGTGCAACAGGAGTGGCTGGCGCCGGGTGCGCCAAGTCGCGGCGGTCGTCATGACCTGCCTGGGGGCGGCGCGGGTCTCGTCGAACGCCTGGCGCAGGAGAACGTAGTCCCGCTCGATGCGTACAGCCCGCAAAGCGACTCGCTGTGCCGAAGCCTGGCAAGCGCCACGCTGCTAATGACCGAACTGCCGGGCGTCGAGTCCGGCGCACAATCAGCCGCGCTCCTGTACGTTCGTAGCGAAATGCTGCCCTGGAGCGTGGACGACCTCGGCCTCGTCCGCGAAGTACTGGAACGCATCCGCGGCGCGGCCCAGCGCACGCAGGCGAACAAGGCGCTGCGCGAAGCTGAACAGCGCATCAGCCTGGCCAACGAGATCGCCTCGATCGGCGTCTGGGAATATCGCGACAGCCACCACACATTGCACTGGGATACCCAGCTCAAGGCCATGGCCGGGATACCGCCAGACCAGCCCGGCCTGGGCGTGCATGAAATCCTCGCGCGAGTGCATCCCGATGACCGCAGCGGATTGATCAGAGCGCTGGGAGACACGCTGGCTGGCAATGGTGATGGAGAGTTCCAGCTCGACTACCGGATTTTCGATACCCGCATCAGCGAGTTCGTCTGGCTGGCCAATCGTGGCCGCCGACTACTCGACCCCAGCGGTGAGGTGCGCATTCTAGGCACCGCACGCAACATCACCGCCGAACGCAATGCGGCCGAGCGCATGCTGCGCATGAACGAGATGCTCGAAGAGCAGATCAAGGACCGCCAGCAGGCCGAACAGCGGCAAACGGCACTGATCGAGCTGGGTGACCTGTTGCGCGAGCAGCACGACAGCCAGACCATCGCCCATGCGGCGGTGAGCGTGATCGGTCGTACGATTGGTATTTCACGCGTGCTGTTCGCCAGCGTCGACATATCCAGCCAAAGCGCCACCATCGAGCGCTACTGGAGTGATGGCAGTTCCGACAGCAGCAGTGAAGTGGTGCATTTTGCCGACTACGGTGATTTCTTCTACGACCTGCAAGAGAACGAACTGGTGGTGATCGAGGATGTGCTGCACGACGCGCGCACCGCGAGCCACGCCGAGAATTTCGCCGAAAGCCAGATCCGCAGCATCGTCTGCGTGCCGCTGTTCGAGCAGGGCCGCATCTCCGCTGTACTCATGCTGCTGGAAGAACAACCGCGCAACTGGTTCGACGATGACATTTCTTTCATCCGCGAAATCGCCGACCGCGCCTGGTCCGCTGACGAACGCATGCGCGCCGAACGCGCCTTGCGCGAGAGCGAAGAACAGTTCCGCACGCTAGCCGACAACATGAGCCAGTTCGCCTGGATGGCCGATCCTGCCGGGCGCATCTACTGGTACAACAAGCGCTGGTACGACTACACCGGCACCACCGGCGAGGCCATGCGGGCCCTGGGCTGGCGCGCAGTGAACCATCCCGATCATCACGAACGGGTCAGCGCATCGATGAAGCGGGCCTTCGCCATTGGCTCGATCTGGGAGGAAACCTTCCCGCTGCGTGGCAAGGACGGCAAATACCGCTGGTTTCTTTCGCGCGCCCTGCCGATTCGCGACGATTTCGGCCAGGTTACCCACTGGTTCGGCACTAATACCGACGTTACCGCCCAAGTCGCCGCCGAAGAGGCCCTGCGCGAACTCAATGACAACCTCGAGCGACGCGTAGCGGAGCGTACCCGCGAACTGGCCGCGATCAATAGCCGGCTGCACATCGAGATGGCGGAGCGCGAGCGGGCCGAGGATGCTTTGCGCCACGCACAGAAGATGGAAGCCATCGGTCAACTCACCGGCGGCCTCGCGCACGACTTCAACAACATGCTGACCGGCGTGCTCGGCGCCCTCGATCTGATCCAGCGGCGCGTCGCCAATGGCGCCACGGGTGATCTGGATCGCTACATCGATGCGGCCACCACATCGGCCAACCGAGCTGCCGCGCTGACACATCGCCTGCTGGCATTTGCGCGTCGCCAATCACTGGATCCCAAGCCTGTCGACGTCAACCTGTTGGTGGTATCGATGGAGGATATGCTGCGCCGCACCATGGGCGAGCACATCCAGCTCGAAGTCGAGCTACAGACCGATGCCTGGGTCGCCTATACCGACGGCCATCAGCTGGAAAACGCGCTGCTCAACCTGGTGATCAATGCCAGAGACGCCATGCCCGATGGCGGACGGCTCGGCGTGCACACATGCAATGTGCGCATCCAAGAACACCAGCCGGACGCACCGGAGCCCGGGGATTACGTAGCACTCAGTGTTACCGACAATGGTTCCGGCATGTCGGCGCAGACCATTGCCAAGGCATTCGACCCGTTCTTCACCACCAAGCCTATCGGCCAGGGCACAGGCCTTGGGTTGTCGATGGTTTATGGGTTCGCCAAGCAGACCGGTGGCCACGTGCGTATAGACAGCACGCTGGGACAGGGCACGCGGGTGATCCTCTACTTACCGCGCAACCAGACCGAAAACGACGTGCAGGGCGCGCCGGAGCAGCAGACGGACGTACCCAGCGCCCAGCAAGGCGAGATCGTGCTGGTCGTGGAGGATGAAGCCGCGGTGCGCATGCTCGTGGTCGAGGTGCTGAACGAACTCGGCTATCAGGTGCTGGAAGCCTGCGATGCCAGCAGCGCCCAGCCTTACCTGCACAGCGAACAGCGTCTCGACCTGCTGGTCACCGATTTCGGCCTGCCCGGCATCAACGGACGGCAGCTGGTGGAAGGCGCGCGGCAGCATCGACCTGAGCTAAAAGTCCTGTTCATCACCGGCTATGTACCAGATGAAGAGATGCGTAACGACTTCCTCGGCCCGGGCATGGACATCCTGGCCAAGCCATTCAGCATCGACATCCTGGCTGCGCGTATTCGCAAACTCATCGACAGTACAAGCTGA
- a CDS encoding GspE/PulE family protein gives MSVLNSPPKDRPLDLNDLLRELVAQGRVAQDSAEQCLTVRRSAVANQQHPLEFLAAQQLDDLQRPGKKLDLETLTVWLAERAGQPYLRIDPLKIDVAAITPLMSYAFAQRHSILAVAVDSSAVTIASGQPFVHGWEANLTHVLKRPIKRVVANPADIQRFTVEFYRLAKSVSGASGTDQKISGVGNFEQLLNLGASDQEPDANDSHIVNIVDWLFQYAFQQRASDIHIEPRREQGTVRFRIDGVLHNVYQFPPQVTMAVVSRLKSLGRMNVAEKRKPQDGRVKTKTPDGGEVELRLSTLPTAFGEKMVMRIFDPEVLLKGFDQLGFSADDLRRWQSMTSQPNGIILVTGPTGSGKTTTLYTTLKQLATPEVNVCTIEDPIEMIEGAFNQMQVQHNIELTFASGVRALMRQDPDIIMIGEIRDLETAEMAIQAALTGHLVLSTLHTNDAPSAITRLLELGVPHYLLKATLLGVMAQRLVRTLCPHCKAPMQLDADDWTALTRPWNAPLPTTAQQAVGCLECRDTGFRGRAGVYEIMLLNDAIKPLITADTDIVALRRQAFKDGMRSLRLSGAQKIAAGLTTVEEVLRVTPQSEQK, from the coding sequence CCAATCAGCAGCATCCGTTGGAATTTCTCGCCGCACAGCAGCTCGATGATCTGCAGCGCCCCGGCAAGAAGCTCGACCTGGAAACACTGACCGTCTGGCTGGCTGAGCGGGCCGGCCAGCCGTATCTGCGCATCGATCCGTTGAAGATCGACGTGGCCGCGATCACCCCGCTGATGTCCTACGCCTTCGCCCAGCGCCACAGCATCCTCGCCGTGGCGGTGGACAGCAGCGCCGTCACCATCGCCAGCGGCCAACCCTTCGTGCACGGCTGGGAAGCCAACCTGACGCATGTGCTGAAGCGCCCGATCAAGCGCGTGGTGGCCAACCCGGCGGACATCCAACGCTTTACCGTCGAGTTCTATCGCCTAGCCAAGTCGGTCAGTGGCGCCAGCGGCACCGACCAGAAGATCAGCGGCGTCGGCAACTTCGAGCAACTGCTCAACCTCGGCGCCAGCGATCAGGAGCCGGACGCCAACGACTCGCACATCGTCAACATCGTCGACTGGCTGTTCCAGTACGCCTTCCAGCAGCGCGCCAGCGATATCCACATCGAACCCCGGCGCGAGCAGGGCACTGTGCGTTTTCGCATCGATGGCGTGCTGCACAACGTCTATCAGTTCCCGCCGCAGGTAACGATGGCGGTGGTCAGCCGACTAAAGTCCCTCGGCCGGATGAACGTCGCCGAGAAGCGCAAACCGCAGGATGGCCGCGTCAAGACCAAGACGCCGGATGGCGGGGAAGTCGAGCTGCGCCTGTCGACGCTGCCCACCGCGTTCGGCGAGAAGATGGTGATGCGCATCTTCGACCCCGAGGTGCTGCTCAAAGGCTTCGACCAGCTGGGCTTCTCCGCCGACGACCTGCGTCGCTGGCAGAGCATGACCAGCCAACCCAACGGCATCATCCTGGTCACCGGGCCGACCGGTTCGGGCAAGACCACCACGCTTTACACCACACTCAAGCAGCTGGCGACGCCGGAAGTGAACGTCTGCACCATCGAGGACCCGATCGAGATGATCGAGGGCGCCTTTAACCAGATGCAGGTGCAACACAATATCGAGCTGACCTTCGCCAGCGGCGTGCGCGCACTGATGCGCCAGGACCCGGACATCATCATGATCGGCGAGATCCGCGATCTGGAAACCGCCGAGATGGCCATCCAGGCGGCGCTGACCGGTCACCTTGTGCTCTCCACCCTGCACACCAACGACGCCCCCAGCGCCATCACCCGCCTGCTGGAGCTCGGCGTACCGCATTACCTGCTCAAGGCGACGCTGCTGGGTGTCATGGCCCAGCGCCTGGTGCGCACGCTGTGTCCGCACTGCAAGGCGCCAATGCAACTGGATGCCGATGACTGGACGGCGCTGACCCGGCCCTGGAACGCCCCGCTACCGACCACCGCGCAGCAGGCGGTGGGCTGCCTGGAGTGTCGCGACACCGGTTTCCGCGGTCGGGCCGGGGTTTACGAGATCATGCTGCTCAACGATGCGATCAAGCCCTTGATCACCGCCGACACCGACATCGTCGCCCTGCGCCGCCAGGCCTTCAAGGACGGCATGCGCAGCCTGCGCCTGTCCGGCGCGCAAAAGATTGCCGCTGGCCTGACCACCGTGGAAGAAGTCCTGCGGGTCACGCCGCAGAGCGAGCAGAAATAG
- a CDS encoding L,D-transpeptidase family protein, which produces MFKKCAFRLAVWLCLVPASALAELPIAQPTPLETVLSALPQSCPTMPDRLAPDALQRLAAFYRAVHHQPVWNAYAMLDSLLQQLAQLADDGLDPAHYQPERIREQLYQTSTTALQRECSDILASYAYLEALHHLSHGRLRQADVEPIWRSPATPEPDDAQRLLQIAVQGLTDLPAAFDHARPAHALYRDLRAAYAALRVAPAPAWRPLPAGPTLRPGMSDARVPLLRELLLAGTGSTPLMDLRYGDELVEAVKGFQHQHGLDDDGIIGSGTLAALNVSPAERLDQLRINLERLRWVSRDLEPQSLLVDIAGARLIYFRDSCPFWQTRTQVGREARQTPPLKSQITRLTLNPTWTVPPTILQQDKLPLIRQDRGYLERHQMRVLDAQGNSLDPYAVDWNNPRGIMLRQDAGPTNPLGQVAIRFANPFSVYLHDTPSKPLFGRAARAVSSGCVRVEGALQLADLLVGEAERDTVAKLLQTGETHEYRLAHHTPILMAYWTADTDDTGAPRYRPDIYRRDAALLEALNAAH; this is translated from the coding sequence TTGTTCAAAAAATGTGCATTCCGTCTTGCCGTCTGGCTCTGCCTGGTGCCCGCCTCAGCACTGGCTGAACTGCCGATTGCGCAACCCACGCCGCTCGAAACAGTGCTTAGCGCGCTGCCGCAGAGTTGCCCGACGATGCCTGACCGCCTGGCCCCGGATGCCCTGCAACGGCTTGCGGCCTTCTACCGGGCTGTTCATCACCAGCCGGTGTGGAACGCTTACGCCATGCTGGACAGCCTCTTACAGCAGTTGGCTCAACTGGCCGATGATGGCCTGGACCCCGCGCACTATCAGCCAGAGCGCATCCGCGAGCAGCTTTACCAAACCTCGACCACTGCGCTGCAGCGTGAATGCAGCGACATCCTTGCCAGTTACGCCTATCTCGAAGCGCTGCACCATCTTTCGCACGGTCGGCTGCGGCAGGCGGACGTCGAACCCATATGGCGCAGCCCGGCCACACCGGAACCTGATGATGCCCAGCGGCTGCTGCAGATAGCTGTGCAAGGCCTTACAGACTTGCCTGCTGCGTTCGATCATGCACGGCCGGCTCATGCGCTCTATCGCGACCTGCGTGCCGCTTATGCCGCGTTGCGCGTGGCCCCTGCACCTGCGTGGCGGCCTCTTCCAGCCGGCCCGACGCTGCGACCTGGGATGAGCGATGCGCGGGTCCCGCTGCTGCGTGAATTGCTGCTTGCCGGTACCGGCAGCACCCCGCTGATGGACCTGCGCTACGGCGACGAGCTGGTCGAGGCGGTAAAAGGCTTCCAACATCAGCACGGTCTCGACGACGACGGCATCATCGGTAGCGGAACCTTGGCCGCGCTCAATGTCAGCCCAGCTGAACGCCTCGACCAGTTGCGCATCAATCTTGAGCGCCTGCGCTGGGTCAGCCGCGATCTTGAGCCGCAATCGCTGCTGGTGGATATCGCCGGTGCGCGACTGATCTATTTTCGCGACAGTTGCCCGTTCTGGCAGACACGCACCCAAGTTGGCCGCGAGGCCCGCCAGACTCCCCCGCTTAAGTCGCAGATCACTCGCCTGACACTCAATCCCACATGGACCGTGCCACCCACCATCCTGCAGCAGGACAAGCTACCGCTGATTCGCCAGGATCGCGGCTATCTGGAACGCCACCAAATGCGCGTGCTCGATGCCCAGGGCAACAGCCTGGATCCCTACGCCGTGGACTGGAACAATCCGCGCGGCATCATGCTGCGACAGGATGCCGGCCCGACCAACCCGCTCGGGCAGGTGGCGATTCGCTTCGCCAACCCGTTCTCGGTGTACCTGCACGACACGCCGAGCAAGCCACTGTTCGGCCGCGCCGCACGTGCAGTCAGCTCCGGCTGCGTACGTGTCGAGGGCGCGCTGCAACTGGCGGACCTGCTAGTGGGCGAAGCAGAGCGCGACACCGTCGCCAAGCTCTTGCAGACGGGTGAAACTCATGAGTACCGCCTGGCCCATCACACGCCGATCCTGATGGCCTACTGGACGGCCGATACCGATGACACCGGCGCGCCACGCTACCGTCCGGACATTTACCGACGTGACGCCGCACTGCTCGAGGCGCTCAATGCGGCGCACTAG
- a CDS encoding OsmC family protein, translating into MKKSASAVWQGGLKDGKGTITTESGALKDNPYGFNTRFEDASGTNPEELIGAAHAGCFSMALSMMLGQAGLTAERIDTRAEVTLDKDGEGFSITAIDLTLKARIPGADEAQFQQIANQAKEGCPVSKVLNARISLNATLEG; encoded by the coding sequence ATGAAGAAGAGCGCTTCCGCCGTCTGGCAAGGCGGCCTGAAAGACGGCAAAGGCACAATCACTACCGAAAGCGGCGCGTTGAAAGACAATCCCTACGGGTTCAACACTCGCTTTGAGGACGCTTCCGGTACCAATCCCGAAGAGCTGATCGGTGCTGCTCATGCCGGTTGCTTTTCCATGGCGCTGTCCATGATGCTCGGCCAAGCCGGGCTTACAGCAGAACGTATCGACACCCGCGCCGAGGTCACGCTCGACAAGGATGGTGAAGGGTTCAGCATCACCGCGATCGACCTTACCCTCAAGGCACGGATCCCGGGCGCGGACGAGGCGCAGTTCCAGCAAATCGCCAACCAGGCGAAGGAAGGTTGCCCCGTATCGAAAGTGCTCAACGCACGCATCAGCCTGAATGCCACACTGGAAGGCTGA